A window of Silene latifolia isolate original U9 population unplaced genomic scaffold, ASM4854445v1 scaffold_70, whole genome shotgun sequence genomic DNA:
TTAGATTGTGCAATCagttttgattgagcccatcgtTGTGTATCTATTGCACTCTCAAAGCGCATCCAAAATTCAACAAGGGTCAAATTTGGATTAGTGAAATTGCTAAAAAAATGACTTTCTGACTCGGACCTCGAGGTGGTTCTCATCAACCCTCCTAAGAACAAGTCACGAAAGTAAGCGGGAATCCAAAATTGTCTAATGCCATGCTTTTCCTGAAGCCACTCATTATCCGACAACCCATGAGCTTCCACAATGGCTGTCCATCTTTCCTCAAATTCAGCAGGCTCCACATCTTCGCCCCAAACACATGAGTTTATCTCTTTCAAAAACTCAGTTTCTCTACATATCACAGGCCCTACCTTCTCTGGCAACTTCTTCAATATGTGTCACATGCAATATCTATGTTGCACTTTATCTTTAAAGACTTTCTTAAATCCTCCTTCTATCCTCAAATCTTCGTCAGTTATTATACACACAGGATAACGACCCCCCATAGCTTCTAGGAATCTCGTAAATAACCAAGCAAATGACTCCTTGCTCTCATTAATAAGAAGCCCAGCCCCAAAGGTCACACATCTCTTATGATGATCCACCCCTATGAAAGGGGCGAATATCATTCTATACTTATTTTTCCTAAATGTAGTGTCAAAGGATGTCATGTCCCCAAATAGCAAATAATTTTTTATACTAATAGGGTCAGCCTAGAAAACATGTGACAATCTACCTTTCTCATCTACCTTAAAGTCAAAGTAAAAGGATGGACACATtctttttattttcataaaatgctCAATAAGCATTTGATCATCCCCTTCTGACAAGAACTTTTTGATATCTCTTGAAAAGTTTTTAAAGTCTTCCAATGAAGCACCCACATTCTGATAACCTCTGACATACTCCTTAAACATCCTATAGGTCATAACTGGACCTTTGTTAACCTTTGAGTTGTCAACTATCATTTTTTTATGAACTATATTCAATTCTCTCATTTGCGTCAAATGTACCATTGTTAATGGTGTAGATGGCATATGATTATGCCCTTCAACAAAACCATAAATTTGGTATTTACCGTTAGCAATTCTTTTAAAGTTAATCCTAGCAAGGTAACCTACCCTAGTCCTTTGCCTACGACATTTTTTGCCTTTGGCTTCACATTCTCCAGCCTTATTACACAAACAAGTTTTATGTGTAGTGACACCCTGTTTATTCTTTTGTGAGCCTTTTCTATTCACAAACCCACATTCTTTTCCATATGCTTCATAAAAGGCAATACCGAGTTCAAGTGTATCAAAGACCATACCAATAACAGGCTTGAGATGGGTAGGACAACCAAAAATCCGATTCATGTTGCTTGAACCGGACGCCTCTTCCTCCTCCTGTGCATCCTCTACTACCTCTGCCTCCTCTACTACGTCATCTGCAAATGTGATGAAATTAAAGTAGAGTTAGGATTTAGATTTACTGGATAACTCAAGTATACAACAGCACAGTTATATAGAATTATCTGATCATTCAACAGTTCAACAGAATTGTATCTTGTACGATTTCAGGAACATCAATGGTAAGGGCAGATATTTCTGATATGGATTGAGATGCAATAACTTCAACCATCTGTCCTTCATTTGTAATGTCATTTGTAATGACATTAGAAGAACTACGCGACCCTATTGAACTAAGAATGTCATTGCTGCAATAACAACGACTTAAAATTAAATAACTGACAATAAAATCATACCAGGGAATTATTACTAAAACTAAATTAGAAATTTTGATACACATAGCAATAATTTGATGCACGTAGCTAATAGTTTGACGATTGTAAAACCTGTCTAATTCATAAAACTGAgccaacaatatcacgatttcaaCAAATTTAAGCAATTTCTAATTTTAccgaaccctaatttctcaaattACGAAACCCTAATTGCTCAAATTCAACAACTTTAATcgattaattgaaaaattacaaacagatcaaactataaaccctaattttaatcgattaattgaaaaattacaaacaaatcaaaCTATAAACCCTGATTTTAATCgattaatttaaaaattacaaacagatcaaactataaaccctaattttaatcgattaattgaaaaattacaaacagatcaaactataaaccctaatttgacgCACATAGCAACAATTTGATGCACGCAGCTAATAATTTGACGATTGTAAAACCTGTCTAATTCATAAAACTAAgccaacaatatcacgatttcaaccaatttaaacaatttctcaaattaccgaaccctaattttcaaattcaacaaaTTAATCAGCAATTTCGAAATATTACTTTGAATAAAAAGGTTCCATTCATGTAGGACGCGTCGAATAGGTAGACCGTTGAAGAGATTGATGGATCAGTAGTTGAGGATCAATGGTGCGCATAAAATGGTGTTGTGAAGATGGTGATATTTGAGGAGAGAGAAAGAATGATGAGAGGGAACGAAAATTGGAGAAATGACGGAGTTTAGAATGTTTAGGGGTAGGTGATTTTGCGCGCGCGTCTACTATTGTATTAGATTAAggtggttctcacggttctcacggttctcattatatgggtggttctcTTTGGATCccgacctatatatatatatatatatatatatatatatatatatatatatatatatatatatatatatatatatataagagatcaACTAAGTCCTCTATATACTTATAAGTCCATAAGTCTTCATGTaggccattggatggagggaattGAGGGATGAGATTTCATCTCAATGAATGGCTACAAATGAATCTCCTTTAATTGCCTCCTTAATTTAATCATCTCATTCACTAATAATTCACCCATCCTTCATTAATTCATTATCACAATTATCTTttcctctctctacatctcacttttctctcctctctaaaaaaacccaaaaccttaaaaaaccaaaacccaaataaatcacccactcctctcatcttcattcaccaccaccccacccgacaccaactcaccacccaccaccaccgccgccgccaccccaccACCGCCACCTCGgtatttttttttcgttttttttttttcgttttggtgttaatttttatgttttgagttgttttttccattcgttttttttgttgtcttttattttcttttaattgtcttttattttgttagttctcgtttttttatttattttctcaaatctcgttttttatacattttttttcttaagattttgggtttcaaatctcgtttttacCTTGTaaaattcttttatttttatcttagatttacaaaaataaatctcatataataagttaattttattcttagatctactAAACAAGAAATTTCGTGTTATTATATAAAATTTTCGGATTTAGTATTAAAACTTCAATGTGTAACTTCACCGATAtcatgtataacttcaatcaacattatgtataacttcactgacattatgtataacttcaattcacattatgtgcaacttcaacgacattgtgtgcaacttcactgacattatgtgcaacttcagtggACATTAAGGGCATTTGTGCAACTTCAATCTCATGTGTtagtttcaaatctgaatttacaTTTGGACAAGTTATACAAttctggactaaagttacacaattttgcactaaagttatacagaaaaggacttaagttatactattatgcactaaagttacacaattttggactaaagttatacagaaaaggactaaagttatactattatgcacTAAAGTTaaaccatttttgtataactttagtccttatttgtataacctTAGTCCATATTTgcataactttagtctatttttgtataacttttagtcattttcgataaattagttggaatttatataattttatgtaactttagtccaattgtttgaataactttagtccaaatttgtgtataaatttagtccatatttgtataaatttagtccatatttgtataactttagtcattttttgtatacctttaatccatttttgtataactttagtctttatttgtatacctttagtccatatttgtataactttagtccatttttgtataactttagtccgtttttgtataactttagtccatatttgtataactttagtctatttttgtataacttttagtcattttcgataaattagttggaatttatataattttatgtaactttagtccaattttttgtataactttagtcaaaattcgtataactttagtccgaaatcgtataactttagtccaatatatAACCGTAATCCTAAAAACCAGCAATACTAAATTTaaaccaacaatactagatctggaaaaaaaagccattatctaaatatcaaaatttaaataagacatatttgaaaaaaaaaatataaaacaagacaagATTTTAAATCACAAGCAATCGGATTTGGAACACCAACTCATTTTTTCGTCTAGTtcaattgtataactttagtcgtaaatagtataactttaatttgtgaagggtataactttagtcgtaaatagtgtaactttaatgttttaagggtataactttagtcgtaattaacaatgaaaaataaaaaattaatttattactaaaaattaaa
This region includes:
- the LOC141640027 gene encoding protein FAR-RED IMPAIRED RESPONSE 1-like, giving the protein MVEVIASQSISEISALTIDVPEIVQDTILLNYDVVEEAEVVEDAQEEEEASGSSNMNRIFGCPTHLKPVIGMVFDTLELGIAFYEAYGKECGFVNRKGSQKNKQGVTTHKTCLCNKAGECEAKGKKCRRQRTRVGYLARINFKRIANGKYQIYGFVEGHNHMPSTPLTMVHLTQMRELNIVHKKMIVDNSKVNKGPVMTYRMFKEYVRGYQNVGASLEDFKNFSRDIKKFLSEGDDQMLIEHFMKIKRMCPSFYFDFKKLPEKVGPVICRETEFLKEINSCVWGEDVEPAEFEERWTAIVEAHGLSDNEWLQEKHGIRQFWIPAYFRDLFLGGLMRTTSRSESESHFFSNFTNPNLTLVEFWMRFESAIDTQRWAQSKLIAQSKYSFPDLATPLDLEKHAAETYTPIIFEEFKVEIKAACFTCAIGDKEKDKNHAILYIDVKDRERKKDYKVGYKTAEVKLVCNCKKFERHGILCRHILCVLKDYGFEKIPSEYLLNRWSKLATCQPIFNSDGQLLADCRSVDAQKNKLTELWSEMFTCVSLVEQSPVNCDELLTILRGFKERVLAETTSSVADDGGNSSIGKKRDKNAEIGMLLGTSVPSEITILPPRQCKNKGSGKRMISQR